AATACTTTCTGGAACATACACTAGTAATAAAGAAGAAATCGATGATATAGTAACTGCTGCAAAACACTTTGATATTCCAATAGTACTTGTAAGACCATATGGTATGGAAGAAGTTCCTGAAAACCTTGAAGCTGTTGCAACAACACTTGTTGGATGGAATTCCAACTGTATTGTAGAAGCAATTAAAGGTGCAATTAACGGTGACTACGAAAGTGCATGTGGAATAGAATAAACACATTCTAAGATTAATAATATTAAAAATTAAATTTTAATATTAATTAATTATTTTATAAATTTAATAATATATCTTTAAAACAACTAATTTTAAAACAAAGATTAGAAAAACATTCTAAAAAAACAAACTAATTTTAAAATAACAAAAAATTATAAAATAAAATTTAAAAAAATATAATATAAAATTTAATATTAACTTTATAATCTAATTATTTTATAGAACCACTATTTTACAATTAATCATCATAAAACTTCTGATTGACACATATCCATAAAAATGTATTTTCATCTTCATTTCTTATAAATTTAAATTCAGTTTGTGGTGCTAATAATATATCATAGTTAGTTTCAGGATCTACAATACCGCCTACATATACCATTCTTACACCTTTTTCAAGTAATAATATATTTAAATATTTAGATTCCTTATTAAAATTACGATTTGAACTTGCTTTAAAAGGTAAATCCATTGAATAAATACCATTAATAGCTTTTTCTTTCATTAAAGGTTCATCTTCACGTAAAAATACAGCAATATTTTCTTCTAAAGGTTTTGCATCTATAAAAAAATCTTTAAGATCTGATTCACCAAATAAGTCATTAAAAAATAAATTAAGAAATGATTCAAATTTTAAACTTAAATACTTTTTAGAAAATGGATTTATAACAATATCATAATAATTAGCATACTGAAAATTTCTTGCAATATCAGAAGCTGCCATTATTACCATATCAGTTTTAACATTTTCAATTTCAATTTCTTCATTATCAGTAAATACAAATAAATGTTCCCCTACTTCATCAGTAAAAGTTAATGGTTTAAAACCTAATGGTTCTTTTGTTGTTGTAGATTCACCAACTTTCACATCATCATTAAAACCATTTGATGTGATTTTAACTGGTAGGAATAAAGAAGATTTCATTAATTCATCAAAAAATTCATCTCTTTCTCTAGGACTTAAGTTTTGAGGATCAATTTCTAATAATTCCTTTAAACGTTTATTTTCAATTTTTTCCATAATATTCACCATGTAATTAAAAGTTTATTAATTATGTTCATTTATAAAAGTAGATAAATAAGTATTTATCTATAAGTTCTAAATTAAAAATAAAAAATCATATAAAAATTAAGAATAAATTTATTTTAGCAAAATATTATTACATTAATATAAATTCCAAATCAAAGTTAAAACTGTTAATAATAGAAATTCAAAATTTTTATAAAATTAATCTTCAATTTATTTTAAATAGAAAAAATACTTAAAAATTGTATAAATAAAATTTTAAAATATAAAATACATATTCACCCACAAATTTTATATATTAAAAATATTAATTTTGTAATTAATAACTAATTACAAATGATTATATAATTATTTTAATATATAAATTTATTGAATTTTTTAGTAATTAATCATTAATTACACTAATTTTAAAAAAAATAATAATATTAAAAAATTAACATAAATTATTAAATTTATAAAAAGCTAATTAAAATAAAATAAAAAGAATAAAAATCAATTAATAAGTTATTTTAAAAAGTTTAAAGTAAAATGATGGTAATTTTAAATTAAAAACAAAATATAACATTAAAAAAATATTAACAAAGTATTAAAAAGACCCAAATATTCAATAAAAAAAGATTGGTTTTATTAAAAGAAATGACTTATTTAAAAGTATTTAAAATTCTAATAATGCTTTTTAACACTTAAATAATAATTTATTTAACTATATGTCAATATTCAAAATATAAATGATATTGTCAATTTATAAAAATTTATCAACATGCACCAACTCTAAGATTTAAAGAATTTGATGATGATTGGAATAAATTTAATTTAGGAAAAATTTCAAATATTAAGAAAGGATTTACCCCTTCAACTAAAAATAAAGAATTTTGGCAAAATGGTGAATTTAATTGGTTGAGTATTAGTGATATGGGTGAAAAGTACATATTTACCACTAAGAAGAAAATTACTAAAAAAGCTTTAAAAAATAGAGAGATTATTCCAAAAAATACTTTATTAATGAGTTTTAAATTAACAATTGGTAAATTAGGTATATTGAAAAAAGATATGTACACAAATGAAGCAATAGCAAATTTTCAATGGAAAAATGATAAAATATGTACTGAATTTATGTATTATTATTTAAGTACATTAAATATTAAAAAATATGGTTCACAAGCAGCAAAAGGAATAACTTTAAATAATGATACATTAAATTCAATTCCTGTATTTTTACCATCACATAATGAACAAATTAAAATTTCAAAATTTCTTTCTTTAATTGATGAAAAAATTGACTTATTAGAAAAAACATTATGTTTACACCAAAAATTCATTGAAGGTTTAAAAGAAAGTATATTTTCAAATTTAAATTATCCTAAATTTAAATTAAATAATTTTATGAAAATTTCTAAAATTAAATGTAATGATAATATTAATAAAAGATTAACTGTTAAATTAAATTTAAAAGGAATAGTACCTAGAGAAACAAAAACAACAGAAAAAGAAGGTGTTACAACACAATATATTAGAAAAAAAGGACAATTTATTTATGGTAAACAAAATCTTTATAAAGGTGCTTTTGGAATTATTCCAAAAGAATTAGATGGATATATATCTTCTAGTGATATTCCATCATTTGATTTTATTAATAATAAATTAAATCCATATTGGTTTTATTACTTTATTTCTAGAAAAAATTATTATTCTCGTTTAGAAAAATACTCAACAGGTACTGGATCCAAAAGAATATCACCTGAAGAATTTTTAAATATTAAAATTCCATTGCCTCCAATTGAAAAACAAAATAATCAAGTTAAAATGTTTAATAAATTAATTGAAAGACAAAATATTTTAATTAAAGAAAAAGAATATTTATATAATTTTAAAAAAGGATTATTACAAAAAATGTTTGTTTAAATAAACATTTTTTGAAGTAAAAATTTCTTAAAATATTTTAAATTATTTAATTTTTCATTAATTAATTCAATTTTCTTATTAAATGTTAATAATATATTAACTATATTAAGTTGTATATTAAATTCAGGAAGCATAATCGGTATTGCATTTAATGTATCATTATTTAATGTAATTCCTTTTGCTGCTTGTGATCCATATTTTTTGATATTTAATGTTTTTAAATAAAAATACATATATTCTGTTGAGATTTTATCATTTTTCCATGTAAAATTAGCAATTGCTTCATTAGTATACATATCCTCTTTTAATATTGCTAATTTTCCAATAGTTAGTTTAAAACTCATTATTAATGTATCTTTTTTTATAATTTCTTTATTTTTTATTGCTTCTTCAGAAATTTTCTTTTTAGAATTGGTAATATATTTTTTATCCATATCTGCAATACTTAACCAATGATATTTACCATAATTCCAGTATTTTGGATTTTTAGTTGATGGTGTAAAACCTTTTTTAATTTCTGCAATATCTCCTAATGAATATCTTTTAAAATTTATATTATTCATTTTAAAATTAAAAATATTCTCTCTTAACTGTTTTTCATATTTTTGGTGTTAAGATACCATATTAATTAATTTAATTAATAAACTTAAAATAAGATTTTAAAATAATACTTTTAATAAAATATTTATTTTTATTTCATTTAAAGAAAGTTTATGTATACAAACGAACTTTTTATTAAATTTTGTAAAGAAAGAAATATTAAAGATAGTACTATGAAAGGATATGAATCTGCATTGAAGAAATATACATCTTTTCATAATAAAACTATTAATTATTTACTTAAAGAAGCTTTAAAAGATGAAGAAAAAAGGATTCCACTTAAAGAAAGAAAAATTAAAAAAAGACTTCTTGATTATCGTAATTATTTACTAAATAGTACTATGTCACCTAATACTGCAAAAACATATTTTTCAAAATTAAAAACATTTTATATACACTTTGAAATTGAAATACCACATTTACCTGATGCAAAATATGATAAAGTTTATGAAACAAATTATTTAGACTTACCTACTAAAGAACATATATATCAAGCACTTGAAATAGTACCAATTGATTTAAAAGCAGTAATATTATTTATGTCATCTTCAGGAACAGCAAAAGCAGAAACATTATCACTAACAGTAAGACAATTTATTGATGGAACAGCTGAATATCATAATGGTGGATCACTTAATAATATATTAAATGTACTTGAAAAAAGAAATAATGTAGTACCAACTTTTTATCTAAAAAGAATTAAAACAGATAAATATTATTATACTTTTTGTTCACCTGAAGCAAGTCATGCTATAGTTAAATATTTAAAAACACGTGAAAACCTTAAATTAGAAGATAAACTATTTGATTTCACAAGTTCACTATTATTATCCAGATTTCAAGAAATTAATGATAATATGAATTGGGGATTTAAAGGAAAATATAGATTTTTTAGATCACATACATTAAGAAAATTTCATGCATCAAATATAGGATTAACTGCAGAATATATTGATTCATTACAAGGACGAAGTAAAAATATAGTACATGAAACTTATATAAAAACAAATCCTCAAAGATTAAAAAAGATTTATATGGGTGCAATGAAGAATGTTATGATTTATACTGAAAAAGAAGAAAAAGAAGAAATAATTAATGAAGAATTTCATATTACAATAAATATATTTTTAGGTGATAAATATTATAATATATCACCTAAACAAACATTTTCTGAAGAAGACCTTTCTTAAATTGTTTCATAATGTTTAATTCATCATTTATTAATTCAATTTTTTTATCAAATATTGTTAAAATTTCACTAATTTCCTTTTGTTTTTTTAATGAAGGTATATTTATATCAACTTCTTTAAGAATTGAATAATGCCTTTTATAACCTTCTTGATGCACATTATTAAATTTTAATGAATAATATAAAAATTTAAGGTTATATTTCCCTTTAGGTTTCAATATTTTTAAACCATCTCCACCTATAATAAATTTTTTAGTAATATATTTAATATTTGTTGTATGATCTCCAAAACAAATTATTGGTACATTTTCAAAAATTTTATCTTTTTGATTTGAATAACCTGCAATTTTATTTGCTCCTTGATCAATAACTATATATTTACCTTTGTTTAATATTTCATTCTTTTTAATTTCAAATTTTTTTTGTGAAATTGTATTAAAAATTTCAGAAACTTTTTTAAATGGTTCAGATTTTATTGAGTTAAATAATTTAAATTCATTATAATGTTTAAATTTTTTAAATACAACTTTTTTCTTTTCTAATAAGTCAATTTTTCTGTCAATTAAAGATATAAAATCACCTATTTTTTTCTGTTCTTTAATTGAAGGATACTTAATTTTATAAATTTTTAAGCTAGGTGCAGTTAATTGAGGAACACCTGTACTTTCAATATAAAAATGGATATTATTCAAACAAGATGTAAAAAATGAAATATTTAAGTTCTCTTTAGGAATTAATATTAATAACCTTCCAACGGCATTAAATTCTATATTTCTTTTAATAGGTATTCCAATATTACCCCTTGCAGTAATAGTAATTGATCCTGAAGGATATTTGAATTCTGTATAATATCCTAACAATCCCTTATTTTCTAAAGCATTTGCAAATACGGGATATTTATGGTTTTTATCTTTTGATTTTGAAAATTTATTTTTATTTAAATCTCCTGCAGCTTTAATTTTAAATATATTGTCTAATCTATTTTCATTCCATTCATCAGTGAAACCAGGAAATCTTAACTCTGGGACATGTTGATTGTCATCATTTATATCTTGTTTCTTAGTAGAAACATTATCATTATCACTCATATTTTAACCCCCTTAAATTTTTAAAATATTGGTGATTGAATTCCAAGTTCTTCACATATTTTATTAATTTCTTTATCTACTTCAGCTTCTTTAATTGAAATTTCTTTAAGTTCTTTACAAACTTCATCAAGATCTATTGGTTCTTCTTCTTCAAAAGTATCTACATATCTTGGTATATTAAGATTGTAATCGTTTTCTTCAATTTCTTCCATTGTTGCTTTATGTGAATATTTATCAATTTCTTCACGTTTAGCATATGTATTTACTATTTTATCAATGTCTTCTTTTCTTAATTTATTTTGATTTTTAGCTTTTTCAAAATCTTGTGAAGCATCAATAAAGAGAATATCTTCATCTTCTGTTCTACATTTTTTAAATATTAATATACATGTTGGTATACTAGTACCATAGAATATATTAGCAGGTAATCCTATTACTGCATCTAAATAATTTTTTTCTTCAATTAAATATCTACGTATTTTACTTTCTGCAGCTCCTCTAAATAATACTCCATGTGGAAGTACAATACCCATTGTACCATTTTCATCTAAATGATATATCATATGTTGTACAAATGCATAGTCTGCTTTAGATTTAGGTGCTAATTTTCCGTATGCACTGAAACGTTCATCATCAAGGAATGTTTTATCTGCACTCCATTTTGCACTAAATGGTGGATTAGCAACGATTGCTTCGAATTTCATATTTTTATGCATTGGATGTTCTAAAGAATCTCCTTGTTTTATATCAAAGTCTTGATATTTAACACCATGAAGAATCATATTCATACGTGCAAGGTTATATGTTGTTTGATTTAATTCTTGTCCATAGAAGTTTGCTACATCAGCTTCTTTAGATACACGTAAAAGTAAAGATCCTGAACCACATGTTGGATCATATACTGATTTAATACGTTTTTTACCTAATGTTACAATTTTAGCAAGTACTTTTGATACTTCTTGTGGAGTATAAAATTCTCCTGCTTTTTTACCTGCACTTGATGCAAATTGACTTATTAAATATTCATATGCATCACCAAGGATATCTGATTCATTATTTTCAAGTTCAAAATCAATATCATTTAAATGAAGTAATATTTTTGAAATTAATTTATTTTTATCATCATTAGTTCTTCCAAGTTTAGATGAATGAAGATCCACATCTTCAAAAAGATTACTGAAATCATCTTGACTTTCAGTACCAATACAAGAATTACTAATATAATTTAATGCTTTATTAAGGTCATCTAATATGAAATCTCCAACTTTAGCTTTTTTAATAATACAACTAAATAAATGTTGAGGTTCAATAAAGTATCCTAATGAATCTATACCTTCATCTTTTAAATCGTCTTTATAATCATCAAGTTTCCATGCTTCTTTAAAGCTAATACCATCTTCTTCTAATTCTTTATTCATATGAATTTCTAATTTTTCAGATAGGTATCTGTAAAATATAAATCCTAATATATAATTTTTGAATTCATTAGCATCCATATTTCCTCTTAATTCATCTGCAATTGCCCATAATTTACTTTCTAATTCTTTACTAGCCATAATAATTCACTCCCCTTAAAAGGTTTAATAATTTTTCTACAAATATAATATATTTAATAATTTTTTAATACAAAACATTTCTTATTTAATATTTAATTTAAACATTTTTTAATAATTTTAATACAAATTTATTTATAAATACCAAATTGATTTTATTAAGAATTTAATAAATAGGATTTATTTATAAATATTTTCAATTATTGCTTCTTTGTAATTATTTTGATATTGGATAAGTTTTTTTTCTAATTTTATTTTATTATCAATTAGATCTAAGAACATTCCATATTTATTTTGAGTTTCTAAGTTTGGAATATTGAATTTAATTTTTCTTAAGTCTGCAACTTTAATTATTTTTAAAGCTCCTCCTTCACGTAATTTGTGTAATTCAGAAAGAAAATAATTACTTTTTAGTAAATGGTAAAAGAATGATGTATTATATCCTTCTTTTAATCTAATTACTGCAAAATTCATTGTAATTACATATCCTTCTTTATTTAACCTAGTAACAGTATTTGGTTCAGATAATGATATTACAATATCATCTTTTTTTGAATAATATTTCGGATTTAAATTATTTGAAATATTTTTATATTCAAATTCAAATATGCCGTCATCTTTAAATTTATTCCGGATAACAGGTTTTAAATCAGATTTTGAATCGATAAATCTTGATAAATGAACTCCAGAATATACTTCTGCTATATCTATTAATCTTTTTTTAGTCATAATAGCCTCCATTAAAATTTTATTATAGTTTAACTAACTTTTTTTCTACTTTATTTAAAATAGAAAGTGTGAAGTAAAAAACTTCACTTATTCTATTTTTTAAAAGAGGTGATAATATATAATAGAAAACCGTCTCTTATTATATATTGAATATGAAATTACCTCCAAATGGGAGTCGAACCCATCAAAAAATAAAGGAGGGTATGAATTACTTGAATATAGTATAAAAATTAAAATTTTATACATAATATTCAAGTTAATAAATCAATATTCACCTCAAGTATATTAAACCATATTTTGTAATAATTACTTAATGACTTGTACTAAGTAACTAATTACAAGTAATTGTTTGATTTCATCATATATAAACTTAACGAAAATTTTAGTCATTAATTACTAATTACAATAAATTTTTCTAAAATATGAAAAATAAAATAAACAATATTTAAATAATAAAATAAGAAATGTAAAATAAAAATAGATTATTATTATTATTATAATTAAATTAATAATAAATAATTAAATAAAAAAATAATAATTTAAAATAGTTAAAATCATGAATAAATAATTTTAACAAAAAATAAAAATTAATTAATTATACAGAAAATATTGAAAAAATAAAATTAAAAAATATTTAAAAAAATATTTATTGAAATCCTATTTTTATAAAATAATAAAATTAATGTATTTGAACCCACATTAAGCATGTTTTATATAAAACACAATTTTAAAAAAATAAATTATTAAAAAAGTTACGTTAATCTAAAAAATATTTAATATTAAAACAAATTTAAAAGAACTATTCAATTTAATATAATTTTAAAAATAATTTGAATATTTTAATCAACAAAAGTTAGTGCCGAAATTACGATTCAGGAAGTTCAAAGATGAATGGAGAAAAGTATCTTTAAAAGATATAACTATTAGAATAAAAGATAAAAATAAATCTCTTGAAACTGATTTACCTTTGACTATATCTGCTCAATATGGTTTAATTGATCAAAGAGAATATTTCAATAAAATCGTTGCTAGTAAAAGTTTAGCTAATTATTATTTATTAAAAAAAGGAGATTTTGCTTATAATAAAAGTTATTCAACAGGATATCCATATGGTACTATAAAAAGATTGAATAAATATGATAAAGGTGCCGTATCAACATTATATATTTGTTTTAAACCTAAAAATATAGATTCAAATTTTTTAGAACAATATTTTGAAACTGATAAATGGTATAAAGAAATTTATAAAATTGCAGTTGAAGGTGCTAGAAATCATGGTTTATTGAATATAGCAATTTCCGATTTTTTTAATACAAAACATTATATTCCTAAATCTAAAGATGAACAAATTAAAATTTCAAAATTTTTAGAAATAGTTGATGAAAAAATTGACTTATTAGAAAAAAAATATAGAAATCAAATAAAATTTTCTAAAGAACTTAGAAATAAATTTTTAAATAAACATTGTTTTTTTAATGATAACTGGGTAGAACATGATATTAAAGAATATGTTGTAGAATATAAAGAAAAAGTTAATTTTAATAATAATTTACCTATTTTATCTTCTACATTATCTGGAATTTACTTACAGGAAGATTATTTTAATAAAAATGTTAATAGTTCTGATGTTAGTAATTATAAAATTGTTCCAAAAAATTATTTTACATATCGATCTATGAGTGATACAGGTAAATTTAAATTTAATATACAAAATATTGTTGAAAAAGGGATTATAAGTCCTGCTTATCCAGTTTTCACTACTAAAAATATAAATGATAAATATATATATATGAATTTTTAAATTATAGTAATTCAATTAAAAGGCAAATATTAAAGATTAAAGAAGGGGGAACAAGATATGCATTAGGATTTTCTAAATTTAAAAAATTAAAAATTGAAGTTCCGTCCTTTAAAACACAATGTAAAA
This Methanobrevibacter wolinii SH DNA region includes the following protein-coding sequences:
- a CDS encoding SseB family protein, which translates into the protein MEKIENKRLKELLEIDPQNLSPRERDEFFDELMKSSLFLPVKITSNGFNDDVKVGESTTTKEPLGFKPLTFTDEVGEHLFVFTDNEEIEIENVKTDMVIMAASDIARNFQYANYYDIVINPFSKKYLSLKFESFLNLFFNDLFGESDLKDFFIDAKPLEENIAVFLREDEPLMKEKAINGIYSMDLPFKASSNRNFNKESKYLNILLLEKGVRMVYVGGIVDPETNYDILLAPQTEFKFIRNEDENTFLWICVNQKFYDD
- a CDS encoding restriction endonuclease subunit S, which produces MSISDMGEKYIFTTKKKITKKALKNREIIPKNTLLMSFKLTIGKLGILKKDMYTNEAIANFQWKNDKICTEFMYYYLSTLNIKKYGSQAAKGITLNNDTLNSIPVFLPSHNEQIKISKFLSLIDEKIDLLEKTLCLHQKFIEGLKESIFSNLNYPKFKLNNFMKISKIKCNDNINKRLTVKLNLKGIVPRETKTTEKEGVTTQYIRKKGQFIYGKQNLYKGAFGIIPKELDGYISSSDIPSFDFINNKLNPYWFYYFISRKNYYSRLEKYSTGTGSKRISPEEFLNIKIPLPPIEKQNNQVKMFNKLIERQNILIKEKEYLYNFKKGLLQKMFV
- a CDS encoding restriction endonuclease subunit S, producing MNNINFKRYSLGDIAEIKKGFTPSTKNPKYWNYGKYHWLSIADMDKKYITNSKKKISEEAIKNKEIIKKDTLIMSFKLTIGKLAILKEDMYTNEAIANFTWKNDKISTEYMYFYLKTLNIKKYGSQAAKGITLNNDTLNAIPIMLPEFNIQLNIVNILLTFNKKIELINEKLNNLKYFKKFLLQKMFI
- a CDS encoding integrase, which gives rise to MYTNELFIKFCKERNIKDSTMKGYESALKKYTSFHNKTINYLLKEALKDEEKRIPLKERKIKKRLLDYRNYLLNSTMSPNTAKTYFSKLKTFYIHFEIEIPHLPDAKYDKVYETNYLDLPTKEHIYQALEIVPIDLKAVILFMSSSGTAKAETLSLTVRQFIDGTAEYHNGGSLNNILNVLEKRNNVVPTFYLKRIKTDKYYYTFCSPEASHAIVKYLKTRENLKLEDKLFDFTSSLLLSRFQEINDNMNWGFKGKYRFFRSHTLRKFHASNIGLTAEYIDSLQGRSKNIVHETYIKTNPQRLKKIYMGAMKNVMIYTEKEEKEEIINEEFHITINIFLGDKYYNISPKQTFSEEDLS
- a CDS encoding restriction endonuclease subunit S translates to MSDNDNVSTKKQDINDDNQHVPELRFPGFTDEWNENRLDNIFKIKAAGDLNKNKFSKSKDKNHKYPVFANALENKGLLGYYTEFKYPSGSITITARGNIGIPIKRNIEFNAVGRLLILIPKENLNISFFTSCLNNIHFYIESTGVPQLTAPSLKIYKIKYPSIKEQKKIGDFISLIDRKIDLLEKKKVVFKKFKHYNEFKLFNSIKSEPFKKVSEIFNTISQKKFEIKKNEILNKGKYIVIDQGANKIAGYSNQKDKIFENVPIICFGDHTTNIKYITKKFIIGGDGLKILKPKGKYNLKFLYYSLKFNNVHQEGYKRHYSILKEVDINIPSLKKQKEISEILTIFDKKIELINDELNIMKQFKKGLLQKMFV
- a CDS encoding type I restriction-modification system subunit M translates to MASKELESKLWAIADELRGNMDANEFKNYILGFIFYRYLSEKLEIHMNKELEEDGISFKEAWKLDDYKDDLKDEGIDSLGYFIEPQHLFSCIIKKAKVGDFILDDLNKALNYISNSCIGTESQDDFSNLFEDVDLHSSKLGRTNDDKNKLISKILLHLNDIDFELENNESDILGDAYEYLISQFASSAGKKAGEFYTPQEVSKVLAKIVTLGKKRIKSVYDPTCGSGSLLLRVSKEADVANFYGQELNQTTYNLARMNMILHGVKYQDFDIKQGDSLEHPMHKNMKFEAIVANPPFSAKWSADKTFLDDERFSAYGKLAPKSKADYAFVQHMIYHLDENGTMGIVLPHGVLFRGAAESKIRRYLIEEKNYLDAVIGLPANIFYGTSIPTCILIFKKCRTEDEDILFIDASQDFEKAKNQNKLRKEDIDKIVNTYAKREEIDKYSHKATMEEIEENDYNLNIPRYVDTFEEEEPIDLDEVCKELKEISIKEAEVDKEINKICEELGIQSPIF
- a CDS encoding restriction endonuclease subunit S, which encodes MTKKRLIDIAEVYSGVHLSRFIDSKSDLKPVIRNKFKDDGIFEFEYKNISNNLNPKYYSKKDDIVISLSEPNTVTRLNKEGYVITMNFAVIRLKEGYNTSFFYHLLKSNYFLSELHKLREGGALKIIKVADLRKIKFNIPNLETQNKYGMFLDLIDNKIKLEKKLIQYQNNYKEAIIENIYK
- a CDS encoding restriction endonuclease subunit S domain-containing protein — protein: MPKLRFRKFKDEWRKVSLKDITIRIKDKNKSLETDLPLTISAQYGLIDQREYFNKIVASKSLANYYLLKKGDFAYNKSYSTGYPYGTIKRLNKYDKGAVSTLYICFKPKNIDSNFLEQYFETDKWYKEIYKIAVEGARNHGLLNIAISDFFNTKHYIPKSKDEQIKISKFLEIVDEKIDLLEKKYRNQIKFSKELRNKFLNKHCFFNDNWVEHDIKEYVVEYKEKVNFNNNLPILSSTLSGIYLQEDYFNKNVNSSDVSNYKIVPKNYFTYRSMSDTGKFKFNIQNIVEKGIISPAYPVFTTKNINDKYIYMNF